TATTCCTTCTAAACTTCTTTTATTCTCCAAGTAATACCCCCCATCTCTTCCTAACTTCGAACCTATGTATATTCCTGCCATTTCCAAATCCTGCTTATATTTTTTTACCATTCTAGGCGTTACTTCTAATTTTTCTGCTATTTCTTCAACCTTTACTATATCTTTTACTTGAAGCAAAAAATACATATTCAGTGCATTTGATATTTTAGACATCTTTATCCTCCTTCTACCTAAAGCTGATTTTGATAGACTATTCCGTTATAATAATATTCTTGTTTTATATACCATTTCCTTCCTATGTTGTTCAAATATGTATAAATTAAGGAATCTCTTGAAGCTTATAATAAAAGACCCACCACTTATACTAACACTTAGAAGTAGTAGGTCCTTCATCATTCTTTTATTAATATCACCCTTGCTGGTGATGCTTCAACGTTTTTTATTTTTAATGGTAAAGCAATTAAGGTATATTCCCCCTCCTCTATTTCCTTTAACTGTAGTCCCTCTATAATCATGATGTTTTTACCTAGCAGCGTTCTATGGGTTTCGTATTGAGGTTGTTCTCTTTCGATGCCTAATGAATCAATTCCCACCCCTGCAATACCTATCTCCTCTAGATGTTTAGCACCGCTTTCCTCTAAATATATAAATTCAAAATCAAAGACTTCCGTAAAAGAATTTTTTGTTTTAAATAGAAGGAAATCCCCCTTCTCAATATTTTTCTCTTGCAGTATATTTTTGGTAATCTTATTCTCTACATAGGTGAGATCTAAAACCTTGCACTTTTTTACAAAGTTTTCTATACTGTAATTCTCCATTGTTTGCCCATCCTTCAGCATATGTAAAGGAGCATCGATATGGGTTCCGGTGTGCATTCCCATCCTTATAGAAGATTCGTAAGTTCTACTGTTACTATGATCTGTTTTTACGGTAATTTCAGGCTTATTTTCTTCTTTATTTTTATATACCATCATATTCTGATGAATATCCATTGAAACATCGTAAATTTCCATTGTTATCCTCTCCTATATATTGATCCAGCCCCGCTTATCTTTTTGCAGCAGTAAATCTGTCTCCTTTGGTCCCCAAGTCCCTGCTTCGTAATTTGGAAAAACTGGTTTTTGTTTTTTCCATCCCTCTAAAATACTATCAACAAATCTCCATGAATATTCCACCTCGTCCCATCTTGCAAAAAGGGTAGAATCTCCCCGCATCACATCATATAATAACCTTTCATAGGCTTCTGGGGAATTGATATCCAACTGACAATTTTGACAAAAATCCATTTGCACGGGGATAATTTTTTGCTGGGTTCCTGGTTCCTTTGCATTAAATCGAAAAAACACCCCTTCTCTAGGTTGAATCCTTATCACCAACAAATTCGGCTGTAATATCTTTTCCTTAAAATATAATATATTTTCTATAGATTTAAACTGTATAATGATTTCTGTAGACTTTTGCGGCATTCTTTTTCCCGTTCTTATATAAAATGGGACCCCTGCCCACCTAAAATTTTCTATAAACACCCTTAGCGCAACATAGGTTTCTGTATCAGAGGTCACAGATACACGTTCTTCTTCTCTATAGCCCAAAAAACTTTCACCCCCCAATTGACCGGGTCCATATTGTCCACGGACGGTGTTTTCCTGTACATCCTCTTGTGTAATTTTTTTAAGGGCTTTTAGCACCTTTACCTTTTCATTTCTAATGGACTCCGTATCCAAATCATTGGGAGGTTCCATTCCGATAAGACTCACTAGCTGGAGCATATGGCTCTGTACCATATCCCGCATTGCTCCCGCCTTCTCGTAATACCCCCCTCGATTTTCTACCCCCACCCTCTCACTGGAAGATATCTGTATATTATCAATGTATTTACTATTCCATAGAGGTTCAAAAAACATGTTTGCAAAGCGCAATACCATAATGTTCTGCAACATCTCTTTTCCTAGATAATGATCAATTCTATAGGTGTTTTTTTCTTGAAAGACCTCAACAATTTTGCTATTTAAATACTTTGCTGATTCCAAATCTCTACCGAAGGGTTTTTCTATAACGATTCTACGCCATGATTTCTCTTCCTTATTTATCACATGCTTATGAAGGGCATCAATGATATGCTGAAAATATTCTGGTGCTACCGCCATATAATAGATTTTATTCCCCTTAGTGTGATGCTTTTCATCTATGATTTGCAATCTTTTTTGCAGTTCAATGTATCCTTCCTTCTCCAAAAAATTCATACTTTCATAATAAATTTTATGACTTATATCCTTCCAAACCTCTTCCTCCATAGGAAATCTTGAAAATTTCTTTACTGCCTTGTAGGCTTCTTCCCTATAAGTATTACTGGTTTTATCCTTTCTGCCAATAGCCATAATGGAAAACGCCTCTGGCAACAATCTTTGATACTGCAAATTGTAAATGGCAGGCAATAGTTTTCTATGGGTTAAGTCACCAGTAGCTCCAAATATCACCAAAGTACAAGATAAATCTAAATTAGTATCCACTTTATTCACCTGCTTCCTCAGTATGGTTATTTCTTTTCTACATGGTGTCCTCCAAATTCATTTCTTAAAGCAGCTATCACCTTACCCGTAAAGGTGTCCTGTTGCTGAGATCTATACCTTACAAACAATGAATCTGTAATAACCGGTGCTGGCACCTGAAGTTCCAAAGCTTCCTGCACTGTCCACAAACCTTCCCCAGATGAATGGATTATTCCCTTGATGGTTTCCAACTGTGGGTCCTTTTCAAAGGCCCTTTCCATTAGTTCCATAAGCCAACCTCGAATAACAGAACCATGATTCCATACCCTAGCCAACTCTTTGTAATTAAGATCAAACTGACTCTTTTCTAAAATTTCAAAGCCTTCACCCATTGCCTGTAACATACCATACTCAATACCATTATGAATCATCTTTACAAAATGCCCTGAACCATTTCTGCCGGTATGCAAATATCCCTTTTCTAAACATATATCCTTAATGATGAGCTCAATCCTTTCGAATACTTCCTGCTCAGCCCCAATCATCATACATGCTCCATTTCTTGCACCTTCTACGCCTCCGCTTGTTCCAACATCAACAAAATGCAAACTCTTTGCCTTCAGCATCTCATATCTTCTTAAGGTATCCTTATAATTGGAGTTCCCCCCATCTATAATAATATCTTCCTTATCCAATAGCGGAATCAGGATTTCTATCATGTCATCTACTGGATCACCAGCTGGCACCATAAGCCAAATGATTCTGGGTGCACCTAATTTACTAACCAGCTCTTCAATGCTATAAGCCCCTATCAATCCTTCTGCTTCTCCCTCCTTTGTCTTTTCAGGGGATCTGTTATAGGCTACAACCCTATGATGATGATCCTTTATATTCAGAGCAAGATTATATCCCATTTTTCCTAAACCTATTATTCCTATTTCCATCATAATCACTCCTATTTTCTATAAACTTGAAACTGGTTTTGATTATTATATTTATTATCCTATGGTTATATGCATGAAGATACCTTCCCCCTATAAAACAATAAAACTTTCTAGTAGAAAAGATTTAAAAGTAGCGTTGATAACCGTTTATAAACAAAAAGTGCAAATGAGGGATAAAGAATTATTATTCTCTCCCTCGTCTGCACTAAAATCTAACTATGAAAATCTATGGATAAAAAGAGCACGTAACGATCTACCTTGCACCAATATAGATAACTTATTACCTGCCTATGATCTTTCGACCATAAACAAGCAGATCATTACCTATACTGATGGTTCGTTCGACCCTACAGGATACCTGTATAGCCCTATACAACCTTTCGGCTGTATAGAACCATTAGCTCTATAACACTATTATAAAGCCTGCGGCACCCTGTAGCATCTTAGCTCGACCCTATAGCATAGGTTGGGATCTTATTATAATCAAATTATTAAGAAAGTAATCGACTATAATAAAACCTTTCCCAACACTATAGGATCTTCCCTCCGACTATATATTAGCCAGACCATGACCAATATATAATCTTTGGCCGACCCATATATATCCCTAATGAGGAACATATATAAGTCTGGGCTCAACCGTTACGTACCCTACGCTATTATATTAACCAAATACAAAGTATAATATTCTGTTAATTTCTTCCTTTTTCGCATCCTCATTCTTCCTTATTAGGATTGTTCGTATAAATACTTATGTAGAAGAGTAGTTTCAAGAGGAACTCTAGTTTTTAATAGAAAAAAATTATAATGATAGCGAATTTTGTAGATTGTATTATGTATACAGAGCTATTCTCTGTTAAATGGTTTTTATCGAATTTTGTCGAATTTGATATTTTTATAACAATATTATATGATTGTCTTGTATTAAACATGGTAAAAGACAATATTTTTTCAAAACTTCTTTAACTGTGAAAATTGCAGCTTGCCTTTGTTTCAAGGTGTAAATAAAGGTAAATGAGAAGTTTGGTAATGATAAGCTATTATTGGAAAATTGACAGGAGGATGCGTTAATATGTGTGAAAAACAAAACAAAGACAACGTAATAAAAGATACATTACTTCAGGAATATGCTTCTATCTTTAAAAAGAACAGTGTTCCAGGTAAAGAAAGCAGCTTTGCCCTTGAGAAGTTTCAAGAAGGTTTAAAAACTAGCAACTTTGGATTTATAAGAAAGCCTTTGGAAAAAGAAGAAGGATTAACTGATTTACAAAAACAGTACAGAGATGCTTTTATAAAAAGTAGTGTTCCAGGAAAAGAAAACGGTCTTGCTCTTGAGAAATTTCAAGAAGGTTTAAAAACTGGTAACTTTGGATTTATTCGAAATTCGGTGATAGAGTATCCTATTCGAAATGATATAAAGACCACTGCTAAGGCATCCTAAATATCTATTTAAAGAAAATAATATTTATTATAAGCTGATAACCACATAAAATATGTGGTTATCAGCTTAAGAAGTTTTTTTAACATTATTCTTGCATTAACTTCAGCATCAGTTCCCTACACATTTTTTTCGTTTTCAGATTGCAATGTATCATTTCTATTTCTTCTTCAGGGGAGAATCCTCTTCAATATTCTGGAACCTGATGAACAAACCCACACACAGGACATTTGTAAAATGCCATTTCCATACATATCAACTCTCGTAATAGTGACTGTAAAGTAACCTTTGCCGGTACCGAAAATCTAGATAATAGCATAAAGTATAAGATTCATTTCATTTATAGCTTCCATTCAATAATAAATCTCAATATGTACCCATCAAATGATTTAGCAGCTTCACCGCTTCCACTGCATTTTTGGCATAACCGTCAGCACCGATCTTTTTGGCGAACCCCGGTGAAATAGGCCCTCCACCTACAATTACTTTAACATTGCTACGTAGCCCTTCTTCATCCAATAGTTCCATCACCCTCTGCATACTGCTGGTAGAGGTGGTCATTAGCGTAGAGAGGGCAACCACACTTGCCTCCTCCGCCTTTACCGTATCGATAAAACTTACCGCCGGAACATCACGTCCTAAATCGATCACTTGATACCCAGCTGCTTCTAACATGATCTTCACCAAATTCTTGCCGATATCATGGGTATCCCCTTCCACAACACCAATGACCACTTTGCACTTTTGCTGGGAATCATATTGCTCCAAATGGGGACGTAAAACATTTAGTCCGTTATACATGGCATCCGAGCAAATCATCAGCTCAGGGATGAAATATTCCTCTTTTTCATATAAATCGGCGGCTCTGTTCATGCCATCCACCAAACCATACAAAATTCCATCAATAGCAGGATAGTCATATTTTATGTATTCTTCAGCCATCGGAATGACTTTTTCATCTTCCATCTCCACTACACATTCCGATAATACTTTTAAAAATTCTTCTTTGCTCTTCACCTTTACCTAATCCCTCCTTGTTTGATTTTCATATTGTTTTCTATAATCCTCCAACATCCCTGCCACCCTTTCAGGTTGTACAGGATAACCCACCTCTCGTACAGTATCCATCATCATTTTAATATTTTCAAAAGGAGTTTCAATCGGCAGGCTGCACCCAGACATAACTATGTATCCTTTTGGGGAATCATAGGCATCCAAAATACCCTCCAGCGTTTTAATGCGGACATCCTGCGGGCTTCCCGAATACATGACACCACTGGGATCAACATTGCCTAAAATTTTGGTACGATCCCCAATAGCCAGTTTACAATCCTTTAAGCTGGCTATATTATCAATACTCATGCCGCTAATCCCCAGATCTGCAAGATCCTTCCATATCTTATCAGTCTGTCCGCAGATATGCATAATCACTTTAGTCCCATTATAGTTTTCGATAAAATCAATTAACTCCTTCAAATAGGGCAGTGAAAGTTCGCGAAAAACCTTCGGACTGACAACTGTACAAGAGGACATGGGTTCCGATATGGTAGGGCTTAGACCTATGTCCAGTGCTGCTTTGGCGTATGCTTTACAGGTTTCCAGTGAGATACGGCAAAGCTTGTGAACTGCTTGAGGATTTTTATGAATTAGCTTCAGGGTTCTATTAACACCAAATAGAAAAAATGCGTTAGTAAAGGGCCCAACAATGCCGGCAGAACATTTTATTTCATCCTTAGCAAAGTCCTGCAAATATTTCATTGCTTCCAAGTGTATTGGCAACCGCCCATCCTTATAAGGATCGGCAGGACACAACTTATCAATATCTTCTATACGGGAAATAGCCGGTTTTGCTAAGTCAGCCGTAGCATCGTCAGGTAAGGTGACGGTTGCCCCCATCGCTTCCGCCCATGTGAACAAATCCGTAAAAATACGCATACTATCACAGCCAAATTTACGATAGACCGCCATTTGTGCCTCTGCAATGGCTTTAGGATTGCGATTAAACTCTGAAATTTTGCAACCATAGACCCTAGCAGCTCCATTTGCAATATTGGGGTTGCAGGGTAATCTATCTACTTCCCTCCCGTTAGCAAGAGCCGCTGCTCTTTGTGCTGGAGTCATAGCATCTGTATTCATCATGAATCATTCCTCTTTTCAGATTTATTTATCCTTCGGTGTATTGCTAAGATTGCCACAAAAGTTAAAGTGCAAACTTTTGGGCATCTACTTATGAATTAAGTCTCATTTTATATCTAACATAACCGTTTTTCTCAATAGTTTACAAAACTGGTCATTCCATAAACAACTAGACAAAAAATAGATCAATATAAATCAAACCACCTATACTCTTTTGTGTAGTTCTTTTCTATAGTAATGATCATCTTTCTAACAGAAATAAGACTCTTAATAAAAAACAGCGCTAATTGTTTATGGTCCAGCGTAAAATTCTAGACTTTATTTTATCAAATAAATACATAATTCCAACCAATACAAGCCCCATAAAAATAAATCCAACAATTACGAGATCAAAACGAGCAAAATCAGCGTAGTATTGAACGAAATAGCCCATACCAGAGGTAGCACCAAACATTTCCGCCACTGTAAGTAATACAAAGGAAAATTTAAGTGCAACAGCACATCCGGAAAGTATGGTAGGTGAAGCTGCAGGAAGTATTACTTTGAACAATTTTTCTACTCCAGTTATTTCTAACGTTGCTGCATTTTCTAAATATCTCTTATCAATCGTCATTACCCCATTAACAGTTGTGCCCAGTATAGGCCAAAATGCTCCCAAAAAAATAATAAATATAGAGGCACTTCGGAAGGAAGGAAAAATGTAAATTGCAAAAGGAGTCAAAAGCGTAGCAGGAACAGCACTGAAGGCATTAATATAGGG
The sequence above is drawn from the Clostridium formicaceticum genome and encodes:
- a CDS encoding cyclase family protein, which translates into the protein MEIYDVSMDIHQNMMVYKNKEENKPEITVKTDHSNSRTYESSIRMGMHTGTHIDAPLHMLKDGQTMENYSIENFVKKCKVLDLTYVENKITKNILQEKNIEKGDFLLFKTKNSFTEVFDFEFIYLEESGAKHLEEIGIAGVGIDSLGIEREQPQYETHRTLLGKNIMIIEGLQLKEIEEGEYTLIALPLKIKNVEASPARVILIKE
- the gnd gene encoding phosphogluconate dehydrogenase (NAD(+)-dependent, decarboxylating) — translated: MEIGIIGLGKMGYNLALNIKDHHHRVVAYNRSPEKTKEGEAEGLIGAYSIEELVSKLGAPRIIWLMVPAGDPVDDMIEILIPLLDKEDIIIDGGNSNYKDTLRRYEMLKAKSLHFVDVGTSGGVEGARNGACMMIGAEQEVFERIELIIKDICLEKGYLHTGRNGSGHFVKMIHNGIEYGMLQAMGEGFEILEKSQFDLNYKELARVWNHGSVIRGWLMELMERAFEKDPQLETIKGIIHSSGEGLWTVQEALELQVPAPVITDSLFVRYRSQQQDTFTGKVIAALRNEFGGHHVEKK
- a CDS encoding uroporphyrinogen decarboxylase family protein — encoded protein: MMNTDAMTPAQRAAALANGREVDRLPCNPNIANGAARVYGCKISEFNRNPKAIAEAQMAVYRKFGCDSMRIFTDLFTWAEAMGATVTLPDDATADLAKPAISRIEDIDKLCPADPYKDGRLPIHLEAMKYLQDFAKDEIKCSAGIVGPFTNAFFLFGVNRTLKLIHKNPQAVHKLCRISLETCKAYAKAALDIGLSPTISEPMSSCTVVSPKVFRELSLPYLKELIDFIENYNGTKVIMHICGQTDKIWKDLADLGISGMSIDNIASLKDCKLAIGDRTKILGNVDPSGVMYSGSPQDVRIKTLEGILDAYDSPKGYIVMSGCSLPIETPFENIKMMMDTVREVGYPVQPERVAGMLEDYRKQYENQTRRD
- the zwf gene encoding glucose-6-phosphate dehydrogenase — translated: MDTNLDLSCTLVIFGATGDLTHRKLLPAIYNLQYQRLLPEAFSIMAIGRKDKTSNTYREEAYKAVKKFSRFPMEEEVWKDISHKIYYESMNFLEKEGYIELQKRLQIIDEKHHTKGNKIYYMAVAPEYFQHIIDALHKHVINKEEKSWRRIVIEKPFGRDLESAKYLNSKIVEVFQEKNTYRIDHYLGKEMLQNIMVLRFANMFFEPLWNSKYIDNIQISSSERVGVENRGGYYEKAGAMRDMVQSHMLQLVSLIGMEPPNDLDTESIRNEKVKVLKALKKITQEDVQENTVRGQYGPGQLGGESFLGYREEERVSVTSDTETYVALRVFIENFRWAGVPFYIRTGKRMPQKSTEIIIQFKSIENILYFKEKILQPNLLVIRIQPREGVFFRFNAKEPGTQQKIIPVQMDFCQNCQLDINSPEAYERLLYDVMRGDSTLFARWDEVEYSWRFVDSILEGWKKQKPVFPNYEAGTWGPKETDLLLQKDKRGWINI
- a CDS encoding corrinoid protein, with product MKSKEEFLKVLSECVVEMEDEKVIPMAEEYIKYDYPAIDGILYGLVDGMNRAADLYEKEEYFIPELMICSDAMYNGLNVLRPHLEQYDSQQKCKVVIGVVEGDTHDIGKNLVKIMLEAAGYQVIDLGRDVPAVSFIDTVKAEEASVVALSTLMTTSTSSMQRVMELLDEEGLRSNVKVIVGGGPISPGFAKKIGADGYAKNAVEAVKLLNHLMGTY
- a CDS encoding ABC transporter permease, which translates into the protein MKKYITDRLGQAYFLHETVKPQYNILRSLRRMDVRKYIADRLGMVLIFIGIIVSYYLATDIFGILDSFLFPGLSKILPGFISYFRQLMEGLKSSLKLLIPAYSMALILGIVLGVVIGLKNLLRKNITPYINAFSAVPATLLTPFAIYIFPSFRSASIFIIFLGAFWPILGTTVNGVMTIDKRYLENAATLEITGVEKLFKVILPAASPTILSGCAVALKFSFVLLTVAEMFGATSGMGYFVQYYADFARFDLVIVGFIFMGLVLVGIMYLFDKIKSRILRWTINN